The following proteins are encoded in a genomic region of Brachypodium distachyon strain Bd21 chromosome 1, Brachypodium_distachyon_v3.0, whole genome shotgun sequence:
- the LOC100823663 gene encoding uncharacterized protein LOC100823663 has protein sequence MLRRAMALVLAFAAAAMWAPPRPSCAAATARGAHVTRQVGGRERDRLKKAPVGIGTGPSFHSSRSTPSSSSFRRDATGARMAAAAAAAEDLRSEYLQVLLSRRRDLQVPLSVEQGSPVKEPLYQGNGPLGSREVMESCPRKEVENFEEKLVEENFYLITESGEQGRVPVLLLSLNDTAPKRKPVIVLLHSSYKCKEWLRPLLEAYASRGYISVAIDSRYHGERASHKTTYIDALKSSWKNGDTMPFIFDTVWDLIKLGDHLAAREDVDPSRIGITGESLGGMHAWFAAFVDTRYSVVVPIIGVQGFRWAIDNNMWQARVNSIKPLFEEARIDLGKSEIDAEVVEKVWEKIAPGMASQFDALYTVPLIVPRPLLLLNGAEDPRCPILGLQEPASKTSKAYGEAGSSEKFMFIAEAGVGHKMTETMVKEASDWFDRFL, from the exons ATGCTGAGGCGAGCCATGGCGCTGGTGCTGGCGTTCGCTGCGGCTGCCATGTGGGCCCCGCCGCGCCCctcgtgcgccgccgccaccgcccgcgGGGCGCACGTGACGAGGCAGGTGGGGGGGCGCGAGCGCGACCGCTTGAAGAAGGCCCCCGTGGGGATAGGAACGGGGCCTAGCTTCCACTCATCCAGGTCCACGCCCAGTTCCAGCAGTTTCCGCAGGGACGCCACCGGAGCCCgaatggccgccgccgccgccgccgccgaagaccTCAGGTCGGAGTACCTCCAGGTCCTGCTCAGTCGCCGCCGCGACCTCCAAG TGCCTCTGTCCGTGGAGCAAGGGAGCCCGGTGAAGGAGCCGCTGTACCAAGGGAACGGGCCTCTGGGGTCCAGGGAG GTCATGGAGTCATGCCCGAGGAAGGAGGTGGAGAACTTCGAGGAGAAGCTGGTCGAAGAGAATTTCTACCTGATTACCGAG TCAGGTGAACAGGGACGTGTACCTGTACTTCTACTAAGTCTTAATGACACTGCTCCTAAAAGAAAGCCAGTTATTGTATTATTGCACAGCTCTTACAAATGCAAAGAATGGTTGCGTCCGCTGCTTGAG GCATATGCCTCAAGGGGTTATATTTCTGTTGCCATCGATTCTCGCTATCACGGTGAAAGGGCCAGCCACAAGACTACTTACATTGAT GCACTGAAATCATCTTGGAAGAACGGGGATACAAtgccttttatttttgacaCG GTGTGGGATTTGATAAAGCTGGGAGATCATCTCGCTGCAAGGGAGGACGTCGATCCCTCTAGGATTGGGATTACTGGCGAGTCACTTGGAG GAATGCACGCATGGTTTGCTGCTTTTGTGGATACACGGTACAGTGTTGTTGTTCCAATAATTGGTGTTCAG GGATTTCGATGGGCAATAGATAATAACATGTGGCAAGCTCGAGTTAATAGCATTAAGCCTTTATTTGAAG AAGCAAGAATTGATTTAGGGAAGAGCGAAATAGATGCAGAGGTTGTGGAAAAG GTTTGGGAGAAGATAGCACCTGGTATGGCTTCACAATTTGACGCGCTCTACACTGTTCCTCTGATTGTGCCACGTCCGCTCCTCCTACTAAATG GTGCTGAAGACCCTCGTTGCCCAATCCTTGGTTTACAAGAGCCTGCCTCTAAAACTTCTAAGGCTTATGGAGAAGCTGGTTCCTCTGAGAAGTTCATG TTCATTGCAGAGGCAGGAGTTGGCCACAAGATGACAGAAACCATGGTGAAGGAAGCAAGCGATTGGTTTGATCGCTTCCTGTAG
- the LOC104582236 gene encoding uncharacterized protein LOC104582236 has translation MTILSNSRDAAAPWEISHGAHPEHTLRRQTTTGAAAAAPGAADLQFQRDGCKEPGAGDRYACRPCDFDLHVECALAETVMAHPLFKDAQFRLQELLRPGGGHDDDNAGSGSGSGSILCVACGGEVLGLHYHCAANARKKKGYLGLDIHPWCAALPREIRREELTLELRKEAFHRCDSCPSRRDIGGWFYRSTCKTVYLHVACVKGIMIADGGGGGSSGSTDPLAAVKEAALRIYRAKKDEEGEVERVILALVLGG, from the coding sequence ATGACGATCCTCTCCAACTCCAGGgacgctgctgctccttgggAGATCTCCCACGGCGCCCACCCGGAGCACACGCTGAGGAGGCAGACGACgacaggggcggcggcggcggcgccgggcgcgGCTGATCTGCAGTTCCAGCGCGACGGCTGCAAGGAGCCCGGCGCCGGGGACCGGTACGCGTGCCGGCCCTGCGACTTCGACCTCCACGTTGAATGCGCCCTCGCGGAGACCGTGATGGCGCACCCGCTCTTCAAGGACGCCCAGTTCCGCCTCCAGGAGCTCCTCCGCCCCGGCGGCGGacacgacgacgacaacgccGGGTCCGGGTCCGGGAGCGGTAGCATCCTATGCGTTGCCTGTGGCGGGGAGGTGCTGGGGTTGCACTACCACTGCGCCGCCAACGCCCGTAAGAAGAAGGGGTACTTGGGGTTGGACATCCACCCGTGGTGCGCGGCGCTGCCGCGGGAGATCCGGCGGGAGGAGCTCACGCTCGAGCTCCGGAAGGAGGCGTTTCACAGGTGCGACAGCTGCCCGAGCCGCCGGGACATAGGAGGTTGGTTCTACCGTTCCACCTGCAAGACCGTGTACCTGCACGTCGCATGCGTGAAGGGGATTATGATCGctgacggaggcggcggtggctcgAGCGGTAGTACTGATCCGTTGGCGGCTGTGAAGGAAGCGGCGCTGCGGATCTACCGCGCGAAGAAGGACGAGGAGGGTGAGGTCGAGCGCGTCATCCTCGCCCTCGTTCTTGGCGGCTGA
- the LOC100824272 gene encoding U-box domain-containing protein 70, whose protein sequence is MEAGDERAAEAQREKEAGNAAYHKLFLETAVLHYTRGADLDPRDISFLTNRAAAYLLMSKYKECVRDCDEAVEKGRELRADNRLVARALSRKASALLKLAGCAGDYAPAIRALQQSLAEHYSEETRAKLREAETARKEVEEQERLDQEASDYHREKGNEFFKQKKYQEAASHYTEAIKMNPNDPRVFSNRAQCHIYLGNLPEGLEDAENCIEVDPTFLKGYVRKANVQFLMDNYESALATYVEGLKYDPNNIDVIDGLRRCAACIKSSNGGHVEPVDLKEILGDFRSDDDLRSKLQRNMEEAAVFKKEASDERLRRIESERMARTSEDLYLNQVQQRKETEEYLSKVQEELQQLKVRQDEFIDELQKANEHNEDLQHQLSELSESRERYDQLLSEHDHLLHERNHAVREVDELRQRRGQILSVLLTAMHCEFSSSELERATENFNSSLKIGEGGFGCVYRGVLRNMAVAIKVLRPDGLQGRSQFEQEVAILSRVRHPNLVTLLGACSESSTLVYEFLPNGSLEDFLVCAEKRQTLTWQIRIQIIAEICSALIFLHENKPHPVVHGDLKPANILLDVNLVSKLSDFGISRLLIQSSSDNTTLYRTMHPVGTPMYMDPEFLATGEMTPRSDVYSFGIVVLRLLTGRPPVGIKKIVEDAMEEGDLNTIIDTSAGEWPDVHVQQLAYLALRCTELSRKCRPDLSGDLWRAVEAMRDATTLCSPSSSRSVLDENRTPSYFICPISQDVMNDPHVAADGFTYEGDCIRSWLSTGRETSPMTNLPLQHDELIPNLALRSAIQEWLQLQNTAL, encoded by the exons ATGGAGGCGGgggacgagcgggcggcggaggcgcagcGGGAGAAGGAGGCCGGCAACGCCGCCTACCACAAGCTCTTCCTCGAGACGGCCGTGCTCCACTACACCCGCGGCGCGGACCTCGACCCGCGCGACATCTCCTTCCTCAccaaccgcgccgccgcctacctCCTCATGTCCAAG TACAAGGAGTGCGTGAGGGATTGCGACGAGGCGGTGGAGAAGGGCAGGGAGCTCCGCGCGGACAACAGGCTGGTCGCGCGGGCGCTGTCGCGGAAGGCGTCGGCGCTGCTCAAGCTCGCCGGGTGCGCCGGGGACTACGCGCCTGCGATCAGGGCGCTGCAGCAGTCGCTGGCCGAGCATTACAGCGAGGAGACGCGCGCCAAGCTGCGGGAAGCGGAGACCGCGAGGAAGGAGGTCGAGGAGCAGGAGCGGCTGGATCAGGAAGCCTCCGACTACCACCGCGAGAAAG GCAATGAATTCTTCAAGCAGAAGAAATATCAGGAAGCAGCATCCCACTATACTGAAGCTATTAAAATGAATCCAAACGATCCCAGA GTCTTTAGCAACAGAGCTCAATGCCACATCTATCTGGGAAATCTTCCTGAAGGTCTTGAAGATGCAGAAAACTGTATTGAGGTGGATCCTACTTTTCTGAAGGGCTATGTGCGTAAAGCCAATGTGCAGTTCCTAATGGATAATTATGAAAGTGCTCTGGCAACTTACGTAGAGGGTTTGAAGTATGACCCAAACAATATTGATGTGATCGATGGCTTAAGAAG ATGTGCGGCATGCATTAAGAGTTCTAATGGTGGCCATGTTGAGCCTGTGGATTTGAAAGAAATCTTG GGAGATTTTCGTTCAGATGATGATTTGCGTAGTAAACTTCAAAGGAACATGGAAGAGGCTGCAGTATTCAAGAAAGAAGCCTCTGATGAGCGCCTGAGGCGGATTGAATCTGAACGAATG GCCAGGACATCAGAGGACTTATATTTAAACCAGGTCCAGCAACGGAAAGAAACTGAGGAATATCTTTCCAAAGTACAAGAAGAGCTGCAGCAACTTAAAGTACGGCAAGATGAGTTTATTGACGAACTTCAGAAAGCCAATGAGCATAACGAGGATCTTCAACATCAGCTCTCAGAACTCTCAGAATCAAGAGAGCGATATGACCAGCTTCTATCAGAGCACGACCACCTGCTACATGAACGAAACCATGCAGTCAGAGAGGTTGACGAATTACGCCAGAGAAGAGGCCAGATTCTTTCAGTTTTGCTTACAGCGATGCACTGTGAGTTTTCATCATCTGAACTGGAGCGTGCAACAGAAAATTTCAATAGTTCACTGAAGATCGGAGAAGGTGGGTTTGGTTGTGTATACCGAGGTGTCCTGCGGAACATGGCAGTTGCAATAAAGGTGCTGAGACCTGATGGTTTACAAGGGCGATCACAGTTTGAGCAAGAG GTTGCTATCCTCAGTAGAGTGAGACACCCCAACCTGGTAACTCTTCTAGGAGCATGCTCAGAGTCGTCTACGCTTGTGTATGAGTTCTTACCAAATGGTAGCCTTGAAGATTTTCTTGTATGCGCGGAGAAGAGGCAAACTTTGACATGGCAAATTCGCATCCAAATTATTGCCGAGATATGTTCAGCTCTGATCTTTCTGCATGAGAACAAACCTCACCCAGTCGTTCATGGAGATCTCAAGCCTGCTAACATTCTCCTTGATGTTAACTTAGTCAGTAAGCTTAGTGATTTTGGTATTTCTCGCTTGCTAATCCAGTCCAGTAGCGATAATACCACTCTGTACCGCACCATGCATCCTGTGGGGACCCCTATGTACATGGACCCTGAATTTCTTGCCACCGGGGAGATGACACCTCGCTCCGATGTTTATTCTTTCGGAATCGTGGTCTTGCGCTTGTTAACTGGAAGGCCTCCTGTTGGTATAAAGAAGATTGTAGAGGATGCGATGGAGGAAGGTGACCTGAACACTATAATTGATACCTCAGCCGGAGAGTGGCCTGATGTCCACGTGCAGCAGCTAGCATACCTTGCTCTCAGATGCACTGAACTAAGCAGGAAGTGCCGTCCTGATCTTTCAGGCGATCTCTGGAGAGCAGTTGAGGCCATGAGGGATGCCACAACATTATGTTCGCCATCATCTTCGAGATCAGTGCTGGATGAAAACCGCACACCGTCGTACTTCATCTGTCCTATTTCTCAG GATGTCATGAATGACCCTCACGTTGCAGCCGATGGGTTCACCTATGAAGGTGATTGCATCAGGAGCTGGCTCAGCACGGGGCGTGAAACATCTCCAATGACCAACTTGCCACTTCAGCATGACGAGCTCATCCCCAATCTTGCTCTCCGTTCCGCCATTCAGGAATGGCTGCAGCTGCAGAACACCGCGCTGTAA